AGCATCATATATGCTCCATATTCAAAATTTGTATCTGATAATTCTTTTCTATATTTACTTTTATACTTTTCTGGATATATTCTGATTCCATTTTCATCAATTGCTTTATACAAAAAATTCAAATATTTTTCTGGAAACCTTAAACCTATCTCTTCCTGAAACTCCTCTATCTCCTCTTTTGTTGAAAACTCTTCAAATAGCCATCCCACTTCCGCCTCTTTTGGCTTTTCATCTGTTACATACATATAGTCAAGTATTACTGAACTTTTATCCCCAAGTTTCTTTTCTGTTACACTTCCTTCTATATATTTATATCTGTAAATGGTATTTAGCCCAACATCTTCCGCTCTATAAGTTATATATATAATTTCGGGATTATTGCTATCTTTTACAAAATCATAAGCTATCACATATTCCTTTAACTCATCAATTTCAGTTAAAAACTTTGTTTTTGATACTACTGGCACTATTTTTCTGTTTGAAAAATAATCTCCTGTCAATCTATGAAAATGATCTAAATTTTTAAAAAAATATTTACAATTAAAAGTTGATAATTCTACATTAAATTCTTCATCATCAATAAAAAATACTGTATTTATACTTGTACCACGATTAAAATTTCTCAAATATTTTACATCATTTTCTGGAAATTTTATTTTTAATTCATTTTCTATTTTATCAAAATTTTCCTTATCAATTTTTTTTATATTTTCCCATATTGTTTCATCTAAATTTTCTACTAATTTTTTCATTATCCTTCCTTTCCTATTTTTTAAAACTACTGTCATATTGTCTATAGTTTTTAATGTCTCTACTTATTTTATGTTTTTCTCTCCAATCCCATGCTTCTCCTCCATCAATTCCTGTTTTATCCAGTGAATTAATTACAGAATTTGGACCCATATGCGTTCCAGCTTTATGTACATCTGTTCTCACAAGATACATTTGATCTCCTTTTAAGTCATGATGCCAAGTATATGAAACGTATTCTCCTGTTGTTTTATCTCTAGCAAATACATTTGATTCTGTAACTTTAAAATCTTTTCCTAAAATTTCTTTTAAATCTTTGTTTTCTGAAACTAGCTCCTCAACCAGTATTTTATTTCCTTGTTCAAAATGTGTTCCATAATTACTTGTTAAATCACTAAAATGTATTTCAGTTCCTCTAATTGCCTGTGAATCACTGTATACAGGACGGTAAGATGCTACTTTGAAGTCTACATATTCTGGAGTAGCACCTTTAATTCCCCTATTAATATCGACATTGTATGTTTTTACAAATCTCTCATATACTATATTAGTTTTTAAAAAAAATTTGGTAAAATGTCGTAATTAATATTGCAATTTATGATAGTTTAATAAAATTCTTTTTAAATCTTCTAAATTCTTTTTCTCATATTCTATATCTTCCAAAATACCATTTCTTTCCTCTTCATCTTCGTTTTCTTCTAATTCTTCTTCAAGATCAGAAATTTCACTTTCCGAATTTTCCACACGCTCTTCAATTTCCTCTAAATAATTTATAAATTCATTATAATGTTTTTCTATTGCGTCATTAGATATTTCTAATTCTCCAACCAATGAATCTAATTTTGGATTTTCTTTTTTAAAAGTTTTAATTTTTACCCCTATGGAAAAACATAAAACATCATAACCCCTTAACAATTCCTCATATTTTGTAGGATATTTTTCAAAAAATATTTCTGTAAAATATCTACTTTTTTCTGTTCTTTTTTTACATCTTTCATAATCTAATATTTCATCTAAATTTCTTTTATTCATTTTTAAATTTATCTCTTTCTTTAATATATTCATCCATCTCTTTTAAAACCTTTCTTCCTTGAGCAATATTAACTACTCTGTTCTCTGTTTTTTCAATGTATAATTTATCTATAAATTCATCAAGACTATCTGCTATTTTAAATAATCCCGTATATTTATCTATTGAAATA
This is a stretch of genomic DNA from Leptotrichia hofstadii. It encodes these proteins:
- a CDS encoding SMI1/KNR4 family protein, with protein sequence MKKLVENLDETIWENIKKIDKENFDKIENELKIKFPENDVKYLRNFNRGTSINTVFFIDDEEFNVELSTFNCKYFFKNLDHFHRLTGDYFSNRKIVPVVSKTKFLTEIDELKEYVIAYDFVKDSNNPEIIYITYRAEDVGLNTIYRYKYIEGSVTEKKLGDKSSVILDYMYVTDEKPKEAEVGWLFEEFSTKEEIEEFQEEIGLRFPEKYLNFLYKAIDENGIRIYPEKYKSKYRKELSDTNFEYGAYMMLEQIKSNYQFLLDEFKPYPKKLIPIFDCLYERYICLDYRGKLNTTLKEPRITYFNSEEFGNRRFVPIANSYEEFLDMIEIDEKKVESEKRAMKERYLYGYQILEMIREEE
- a CDS encoding HNH endonuclease — its product is MVYERFVKTYNVDINRGIKGATPEYVDFKVASYRPVYSDSQAIRGTEIHFSDLTSNYGTHFEQGNKILVEELVSENKDLKEILGKDFKVTESNVFARDKTTGEYVSYTWHHDLKGDQMYLVRTDVHKAGTHMGPNSVINSLDKTGIDGGEAWDWREKHKISRDIKNYRQYDSSFKK